One window of Triticum dicoccoides isolate Atlit2015 ecotype Zavitan chromosome 5A, WEW_v2.0, whole genome shotgun sequence genomic DNA carries:
- the LOC119304005 gene encoding serine/threonine-protein kinase BSK1-2-like produces the protein MGCCRSSLRAVTHPHPEKPPGTGAGAAPMARRPSFSASAHRAAPPPPPAAAAASSSEAGFAEFSLAELRAATGGFAPENIVSESGDKAPNFVYRGRLQQGQGQGPRRAIAVKKFGKMAWPDPKQFAEEARGVGRLRHRRLANLIGYCCDGDERLLVAEFMPNDTLAKHVFHWENQTIEWAMRLRVAYHIAEALDYCSNEGRPLYHDLNAYRVLFDENGDPRLSCFGLMKNSRDGKSYSTNLAYTPPEYLRTGRVTPESVIFSFGTVLLDLLSGKRIPPSHALDMMRGNNIQMLMDSHLEGNYSTEEATALVDLASQCLQYEARDRPNTKKLVNILEPLQTKLEVPSYEMLGIPKHEEEVPPPPAPQPPQHPLSPMAEACSRMDLTAIQQILVSTHYRDDEGSNELSFQEWTQQMRDMLDARKRGDLAFRDKDFKTAIECYTQFVDVGTMVSPTVYARRSLCHLMCDQPDAALRDAMQAQCVYPEWPTAFYMQAVALSKLDMQSDAKDMLSEASQLEEKKQKNSR, from the exons ATGGGCTGCTGCCGCTCGTCGCTGCGGGCGGTGACGCACCCCCACCCGGAGAAGCCGCCGGGGACGGGCGCGGGGGCGGCGCCGATGGCCAGGCGGCCGTCCTTCTCGGCGAGCGCGCACCGggccgcgccgcctccgccgccggcggcggcggcggcctcgtccTCCGAGGCGGGGTTCGCCGAGTTCTCGCTGGCGGAGCTGCGCGCGGCCACGGGCGGGTTCGCGCCGGAGAACATCGTGTCCGAGAGCGGCGACAAGGCGCCCAACTTCGTCTACAGGGGCCGCCTGCAGCAGGGGCAGGGGCAGGGCCCCCGCCGCGCGATCGCCGTCAAGAAGTTCGGCAAGATGGCCTGGCCCGACCCCAAGCAGTTCGCG GAGGAGGCCAGGGGGGTGGGCAGGCTGCGCCACCGCCGGCTCGCCAACCTCATCGGATACTGCTGCGACGGGGACGAGCGCCTGCTCGTCGCCGAGTTCATGCCCAACGACACCCTCGCCAAGCACGTCTTCCACT GGGAAAACCAGACTATTGAATGGGCTATGCGTCTAAGAGTCGCGTACCACATAGCTGAGGCGCTGGACTACTGCAGCAACGAGGGTAGACCTTTATATCATGACCTAAATGCATATAGGGTCCTTTTTGATGAG AATGGTGATCCTCGCCTTTCATGCTTTGGTTTGATGAAAAACAGCAGAGATGGGAAAAGTTATAGCACAAACCTTGCATACACACCTCCAGAATATTTGAGAACTG GAAGAGTCACTCCAGAAAGTGTCATATTCAGCTTTGGCACCGTACTACTGGACCTTCTAAGTGGAAAACGCATACCTCCTTCCCAT GCTCTTGACATGATGCGAGGCAACAATATCCAAATGTTGATGGATTCACATTTGGAAGGAAACTACTCAACAGAAGAGGCAACCGCTTTGGTAGATCTTGCCTCCCAGTGTTTGCAGTATGAAGCTAGGGACCGCCCCAATACAAAAAAGCTGGTTAACATACTTGAGCCCTTGCAAACAAAATTAGAG GTACCGTCCTACGAGATGCTTGGCATACCAAAGCATGAGGAAGAAGTACCTCCACCTCCTGCCCCACAACCACCACAACACCCTCTTTCTCCCATGGCTGAGGCCTGTTCTAGGATGGACCTGACAGCTATCCAGCAGATCCTTGTATCGACACATTACAGAGACGACGAAGGCAGTAATGAG CTATCATTCCAGGAATGGACGCAGCAGATGAGGGACATGTTGGACGCCAGGAAACGTGGGGATCTAGCTTTTCGTGACAAAGATTTCAAGACAGCCATAGAATGCTATACACAG TTTGTTGATGTGGGCACAATGGTATCGCCGACGGTGTATGCCCGAAGGAGCTTGTGTCACCTCATGTGTGACCAGCCCGACGCTGCCCTCCGGGACGCGATGCAAGCGCAATGCGTGTACCCCGAATGGCCAACTGCATTCTATATGCAAGCCGTCGCGCTTTCGAAGCTAGATATGCAGAGCGACGCCAAGGACATGTTGAGTGAGGCTTCGCAGctagaagagaagaagcaaaagaaCTCGAGATGA
- the LOC119304004 gene encoding L-type lectin-domain containing receptor kinase IX.1-like isoform X1 has protein sequence MRLFGLLPLAGAALLLLGMAGGVQPTVTREAFDSMLSARNVSGCEGGAFYTYDAFLAAANASVFPGFGTTGDDKTRRRELAAFFGQTSFVTTGYCYVKAVNRASAPYYARGPIQLTTEDNYRLAGRALGLDLLRNPDLVSTDPVVAFKTAIWFWMAAAAPSPSCHAVMTGGWTPSAQDRDAGLLPGYGMTTYILNGGTECNRTSQAAQDRVNNYYKKYCDILRVGYGNNTFCQNDELAQPPSSSLHPPPPPPGTPGEPSPPPASRSVLIGVSSSVSLLIIIGSLICFLLWRRRTRRRKQAEIREEAMEHGSEEGNFFDVDQAMEDDFEKGAGPKRFRYRDLVVATGNFCDDNKLGQGGFGSVYRGFLNGLNLQVAIKRVSKGSKQGRKEYASEVRVISRLRHKNLVQLIGWCHEGGNLLLVYELMPNGSLDRHLYGANNVVLPWSVRHEILLGLGSALLYLHEDWDQCVLHRDIKPSNIMLDASFKAKLGDFGLAKLVQHGRRSLTTDFAGTMGYMDPECMTTGKTNPESDVYSFGVVLLETACGRRPVVVTQREEDAVHLAQWVWDLYGKGRILDAADERLGGEFDAQEMKRVMIVGLWCSQLDFKMRPPIRQAVNVLRSEAPLPSLPALMPVAYYMPPVATRSFTSSSVTSGSSSGTCTSSMAASARPPLSQD, from the exons ATGAGGCTGTTTGGGCTgctgcctctcgccggcgccgccctgctCCTGCTCGGCATGGCCGGCGGCGTGCAGCCGACCGTCACGCGGGAGGCGTTCGACTCCATGCTGAGCGCCCGCAACGTGAGCGGGTGCGAGGGAGGCGCCTTCTACACCTACGACGCGTTCCTGGCGGCGGCGAACGCGAGCGTGTTCCCCGGCTTTGGCACCACCGGCGATGACAAGACCCGCCGGCGGGAGCTCGCCGCCTTCTTCGGGCAGACCTCCTTCGTAACCACTGGTTACTGCTACGTGAAGGCGGTGAACCGGGCCAGCGCGCCCTACTACGCCCGAGGCCCCATACAACTGACTAC CGAGGACAACTACCGGCTGGCAGGGAGGGCGCTGGGGCTGGACCTGCTGCGCAACCCGGACCTGGTGTCCACGGACCCCGTCGTCGCCTTCAAGACGGCCATCTGGTtctggatggcggcggcggcgccgagtCCGTCGTGCCACGCCGTGATGACCGGCGGCTGGACGCCCTCCgcccaagaccgcgacgccgggctGCTCCCCGGGTACGGCATGACCACCTACATCCTCAACGGCGGGACGGAGTGCAACAGAACCTCCCAGGCGGCCCAGGACAGGGTCAACAACTACTACAAGAAGTACTGCGACATCCTCCGAGTGGGCTATGGTAACAACACCTTCTGTCAGAACGACGAGCTAGCTCAACCACCATCGTCGTCTctgcaccctcctcctcctcctccaggaaCCCCAGGAG AACCTTCGCCTCCGCCTGCATCAAGGAGTGTTCTGATCGGCGTCTCTAGTTCAGTCTCCCTCTTGATCATTATCGGCTCCTTGATCTGCTTCCTTTTATGGCGGCGACGGACACGGCGGCGAAAGCAAGCTGAAATCCGTGAGGAGGCAATGGAGCATGGATCGGAAGAGGGCAACTTCTTCGACGTTGACCAGGCCATGGAAGACGACTTCGAGAAAGGGGCCGGGCCCAAGCGGTTTCGCTACAGAGACTTGGTCGTCGCCACCGGCAACTTCTGTGATGATAACAAGCTCGGACAAGGAGGCTTCGGTTCAGTGTACAGAGGGTTTCTAAATGGACTGAACCTTCAAGTTGCCATCAAGAGGGTCTCCAAGGGCTCAAAGCAGGGGAGGAAGGAGTACGCCTCTGAGGTGAGGGTCATAAGCCGGCTCCGGCACAAGAACCTCGTGCAGCTCATCGGCTGGTGCCACGAAGGCGGCAATCTGCTCCTCGTCTACGAGTTGATGCCCAATGGCAGCCTCGACCGGCATCTCTACGGCGCCAATAACGTCGTGCTCCCATGGTCCGTAAG GCACGAGATTCTGCTCGGATTAGGCTCGGCGCTTCTCTACCTACACGAGGACTGGGACCAATGCGTCCTGCACCGGGACATCAAGCCAAGCAACATCATGCTAGACGCGTCGTTCAAGGCCAAGCTCGGCGACTTCGGGCTCGCCAAGCTCGTCCAGCACGGCCGAAGATCACTGACAACAGATTTCGCAGGCACGATGGGGTACATGGACCCGGAGTGCATGACCACCGGCAAGACCAATCCCGAGTCAGACGTCTATAGCTTCGGCGTCGTCCTCCTCGAGACTGCTTGCGGCAGGCGGCCTGTGGTGGTAACTCAGCGGGAGGAGGACGCCGTCCACCTAGCTCAGTGGGTCTGGGATCTGTATGGCAAGGGGAGGATCCTGGACGCCGCCGACGAGCGATTGGGTGGAGAGTTTGATGCGCAGGAGATGAAGCGGGTGATGATCGTTGGGCTCTGGTGCTCTCAGCTCGACTTCAAAATGAGACCGCCGATCAGGCAGGCCGTCAACGTGTTGCGGTCAGAGGCGCCGCTCCCGAGTCTCCCTGCGCTGATGCCGGTCGCATATTACATGCCGCCGGTTGCCACGCGAAGCTTTACGTCTTCGTCTGTAACGAGCGGCAGCAGCAGTGGCACTTGTACGTCATCGATGGCAGCATCAGCGCGGCCACCACTCAGTCAAGATTGA
- the LOC119304004 gene encoding L-type lectin-domain containing receptor kinase IX.1-like isoform X2 codes for MRLFGLLPLAGAALLLLGMAGGVQPTVTREAFDSMLSARNVSGCEGGAFYTYDAFLAAANASVFPGFGTTGDDKTRRRELAAFFGQTSFVTTGYCYVKAVNRASAPYYARGPIQLTTEDNYRLAGRALGLDLLRNPDLVSTDPVVAFKTAIWFWMAAAAPSPSCHAVMTGGWTPSAQDRDAGLLPGYGMTTYILNGGTECNRTSQAAQDRVNNYYKKYCDILRVGYGNNTFCQNDELAQPPSSSLHPPPPPPGTPGEPSPPPASRSVLIGVSSSVSLLIIIGSLICFLLWRRRTRRRKQAEIREEAMEHGSEEGNFFDVDQAMEDDFEKGAGPKRFRYRDLVVATGNFCDDNKLGQGGFGSVYRGFLNGLNLQVAIKRVSKGSKQGRKEYASEVRVISRLRHKNLVQLIGWCHEGGNLLLVYELMPNGSLDRHLYGANNVVLPWHEILLGLGSALLYLHEDWDQCVLHRDIKPSNIMLDASFKAKLGDFGLAKLVQHGRRSLTTDFAGTMGYMDPECMTTGKTNPESDVYSFGVVLLETACGRRPVVVTQREEDAVHLAQWVWDLYGKGRILDAADERLGGEFDAQEMKRVMIVGLWCSQLDFKMRPPIRQAVNVLRSEAPLPSLPALMPVAYYMPPVATRSFTSSSVTSGSSSGTCTSSMAASARPPLSQD; via the exons ATGAGGCTGTTTGGGCTgctgcctctcgccggcgccgccctgctCCTGCTCGGCATGGCCGGCGGCGTGCAGCCGACCGTCACGCGGGAGGCGTTCGACTCCATGCTGAGCGCCCGCAACGTGAGCGGGTGCGAGGGAGGCGCCTTCTACACCTACGACGCGTTCCTGGCGGCGGCGAACGCGAGCGTGTTCCCCGGCTTTGGCACCACCGGCGATGACAAGACCCGCCGGCGGGAGCTCGCCGCCTTCTTCGGGCAGACCTCCTTCGTAACCACTGGTTACTGCTACGTGAAGGCGGTGAACCGGGCCAGCGCGCCCTACTACGCCCGAGGCCCCATACAACTGACTAC CGAGGACAACTACCGGCTGGCAGGGAGGGCGCTGGGGCTGGACCTGCTGCGCAACCCGGACCTGGTGTCCACGGACCCCGTCGTCGCCTTCAAGACGGCCATCTGGTtctggatggcggcggcggcgccgagtCCGTCGTGCCACGCCGTGATGACCGGCGGCTGGACGCCCTCCgcccaagaccgcgacgccgggctGCTCCCCGGGTACGGCATGACCACCTACATCCTCAACGGCGGGACGGAGTGCAACAGAACCTCCCAGGCGGCCCAGGACAGGGTCAACAACTACTACAAGAAGTACTGCGACATCCTCCGAGTGGGCTATGGTAACAACACCTTCTGTCAGAACGACGAGCTAGCTCAACCACCATCGTCGTCTctgcaccctcctcctcctcctccaggaaCCCCAGGAG AACCTTCGCCTCCGCCTGCATCAAGGAGTGTTCTGATCGGCGTCTCTAGTTCAGTCTCCCTCTTGATCATTATCGGCTCCTTGATCTGCTTCCTTTTATGGCGGCGACGGACACGGCGGCGAAAGCAAGCTGAAATCCGTGAGGAGGCAATGGAGCATGGATCGGAAGAGGGCAACTTCTTCGACGTTGACCAGGCCATGGAAGACGACTTCGAGAAAGGGGCCGGGCCCAAGCGGTTTCGCTACAGAGACTTGGTCGTCGCCACCGGCAACTTCTGTGATGATAACAAGCTCGGACAAGGAGGCTTCGGTTCAGTGTACAGAGGGTTTCTAAATGGACTGAACCTTCAAGTTGCCATCAAGAGGGTCTCCAAGGGCTCAAAGCAGGGGAGGAAGGAGTACGCCTCTGAGGTGAGGGTCATAAGCCGGCTCCGGCACAAGAACCTCGTGCAGCTCATCGGCTGGTGCCACGAAGGCGGCAATCTGCTCCTCGTCTACGAGTTGATGCCCAATGGCAGCCTCGACCGGCATCTCTACGGCGCCAATAACGTCGTGCTCCCATG GCACGAGATTCTGCTCGGATTAGGCTCGGCGCTTCTCTACCTACACGAGGACTGGGACCAATGCGTCCTGCACCGGGACATCAAGCCAAGCAACATCATGCTAGACGCGTCGTTCAAGGCCAAGCTCGGCGACTTCGGGCTCGCCAAGCTCGTCCAGCACGGCCGAAGATCACTGACAACAGATTTCGCAGGCACGATGGGGTACATGGACCCGGAGTGCATGACCACCGGCAAGACCAATCCCGAGTCAGACGTCTATAGCTTCGGCGTCGTCCTCCTCGAGACTGCTTGCGGCAGGCGGCCTGTGGTGGTAACTCAGCGGGAGGAGGACGCCGTCCACCTAGCTCAGTGGGTCTGGGATCTGTATGGCAAGGGGAGGATCCTGGACGCCGCCGACGAGCGATTGGGTGGAGAGTTTGATGCGCAGGAGATGAAGCGGGTGATGATCGTTGGGCTCTGGTGCTCTCAGCTCGACTTCAAAATGAGACCGCCGATCAGGCAGGCCGTCAACGTGTTGCGGTCAGAGGCGCCGCTCCCGAGTCTCCCTGCGCTGATGCCGGTCGCATATTACATGCCGCCGGTTGCCACGCGAAGCTTTACGTCTTCGTCTGTAACGAGCGGCAGCAGCAGTGGCACTTGTACGTCATCGATGGCAGCATCAGCGCGGCCACCACTCAGTCAAGATTGA